AACCAGGTCATCACCTGATACTCGCTGGGCAGGTTCATCTGCAGGCCGATCCGCGGCAGGGTAGGCAGATTGAGATCCGGCTGCACAGTAGTGGTGAGCACGATATCGCCACTGCCGTAAATCCGATACTGATAGTAATAGGCGAACCGGGCCGGACCGCTGGTAGAATCAGCGCAGGCGGTTACCTCTATCTGGACTGCGGTAGGCTCAACCAGTGTCAGTTCGCAGTTAACCTCAGAAAGCTTAAGTCTGTCGTAACCCGCCTCATACCACTGGCGTGCCAATTTTGGCGCATCGTTATCCGTGGGAGCCCGCCAAATATTGACATGGGGACCGGCGTTAAACAGCTCATGACCGTTAAAGACATAGGAGCTGATCTGTCCCCGCTTGCGGTCAAAGACTACTTTGAAACTGCTGCCGGTGATCTCGAACTGAAACTCATTTTCCTCTACTTTTAGTTCCGGTAAATCAGCAGGATCGAGCACCGCAGGCGCAGGCACATTGTACTTCAGCTCAAACTGCTCCCACGCCACCTCGTGGCCTTTATCCGCCCACTTGGCATCGTGCTTGAGGCAGAAACTAATATAGAGGAAGTACTCCGTTCCCGGCTTTAGCAGCGGTTTCGTCATGGGCAGATTGACCCGCTCTGTCTGCCCCGGTTTGGTATACAGCGTTTTAAGCTGGCCTGACTGGAGCACTTGCCCTCCGTCCGCCTTTAATTCCCAGAATAGATCATAGCCGCTTAAATCCACGGCCTCATGGAGATTAGTAACTTCAATTATTCCCTGCTCTTGATCAATCAGCTCAATCTTGATCGGCTGAAAGACCTTGCGGCATTCCCACATGGCAGGATGGGGTGTCCGATCTGGCCAGATTAAGCCGTTAATGCAGAACGGACCATCATTCGGCTCATCGCCAAAGTCACCGCCATAAGCCCACCATGCCTCACCGTCTTCGGTATACCGCTTTAAGCCTTGATCAATCCAGTCCCAAATAAAGCCGCCCACCAAGCGTGGGTACTTGTGCACCAGCTCCCAGTATTCCACCAAATTGCCGGTGCTGTTGCCCATGGAATGGGCGAATTCACACATCACTACCGGACGGTCTTCGCCAGGCTCAGTGGCTAACTGCTCGAGAAATTCCAGGGATGGATACATGGTACTGATCATATCGAGGCAGGAAGCGACTTTCCCATTTTTGCGGCGTCGGAGCGCGCCTTCGTAGTGAACCAAGCGTGTCGGGTCATAACCGTGAATCCAGCCGGCGCAGGCCTCATGATTTGGGCCAAATCCCGCTTCGTTTCCTAACGACCAGATCAGTACCGAAGGATGGTTTTTGTCTCGGAGCACCATCCGGCTGACGCGATCCAAAAATGCTCCCAGCCACTCCGGACTGTTGGCCGGATCATCGGCCGGGCCTGGCCCAACCTGGGCAATGCCGTGGGTCTCGATGTTCGCCTCATCGATTAAATAGATGCCGTATTCATCGCAGAGTTCATACCATTTAGGATCATTCGGGTAATGGGCAGTGCGGACCGCGTTAAAGTTAAACCGCTTCATAAGCTTGATCTCCGCCACCATATCTTCATAAGGCACATACTTGCCGAACTCGTCATGGTGATCATGGCGGTTGACACCGCGGAAAATGACAGGATTGCCGTTAACTAATATCCTGCCGTCTTTAACATCAATCTGGCGGAAGCCCACCCGGCTGCTTTCAATGTGGAGTGGCATGCCGTTGTGGTCATGGAGCACCAGCACTAAAGTATACAGCTGGGGAGTCTCAGCAGACCACTTCAAAGGACTTGCGACATCTGCTTTAAAGGCGGCAATCCGGTTCTGCCCTGCCTTGACCTTAAGATCGACCGCGTGGAAGTTTTCCAGCTCCACCTGCTGTCCCTCAGGATCGTATAAATAACCGACGAGGCTGCAGCCTTCAGCAGAAGCTGCGCCGGCATTAGTAATCTTTACTTCCACATCCAGCACCGCATCGCGGTATTCAGCATCAAAAAGTGTTTTAATAAAATAGTCCTGAATATAAACATTCGGGGTGGTGTACAAATAAACATCGCGGTGAATGCCGCTCAACCACCACATATCCTGATCCTCAAGATAAGTGCCGTCGCTCCAGCGGAGCACCATTAATGCCGCGGTGTTTTCTCCGGGCTGGACATACTCAGTTACGTCAAACTCTGCCGGCAGGCGGCTGTCCTGGCTGTAGCCAACTGGTTTTCCATTGATCCACAGGTAAAAAGCAGAATCAACGCCGCCGAAGCCGATGAAGATTCGGCGTCCAATCCACTCCGGATCGACTGTAAAGGTGCGGCGGTACAATCCGGTGGGATTCTCCTGCGGCACCCGCGGGTAATTCGGCTCGAAAGGAAACTGCGCGTTAGTGTATATCGGTCGATCAAAGCCCTGAAGCTGCCAGTTGCCCGGAACTCTGATCGTATGCCAGTTTGCGGTGTCAAAATCAGGAAGGTAGAATCCTTCCGGTGCCCGCTCAGGGGCATCAACTAACAAAAAGTCCCAGGTGCCGTTAATCAGCTTGTACCAAGGTGAAATCTTATCCCTGGTCTGAGCTCTGGCAAAATCGGCGTAGGGAAAGAGAGGTACATGTCCCGGCATCCGGTTCCTCTCAAATATTCGGGGGTTTTCCCAATCTACTCGCTTCAATTTTCCTAAGCCTCCTCTTCACTGCTAGCTTATCCAAATTTTAGCTTCTTCCATTCACAATCATTCTCTACTATCTGCCCAGTCCCTGCCAGGACACAAAAAAAGAGATGCCGAAACCGACATCTCCTAATCCCCAAATTAATTCTTGGCTCTAAAGTCAAGCATAAAGTCGCGCAGAGCTTCAACGGCCTCAATAGGCACCGCGTTGTAAATTGAAGCGCGGCAGCCTCCTACTGAGCGGTGGCCGTTAATGCCTACAAACCCGGCCGCCTTGGCTTCCGCAAGAAACTTAGCTTCCAGATCTTTATCCGCGAGGGTAAAGGTAACGTTCATCAATGAGCGGGCTTCCGGATCGGCGTGTCCCTGGTAAAAGCCGTCACTGGTGTCAATGGCATCATAGAGCAGCTCAGCTTTGGCCCGGTTGTGCTCAGCGATTGCTTCCAGCCCTCCCCTGCTGTCTACCCAATCCAGCACTTTGCTCAATACATAGATCGAGGTGGTGGGCGGTGTGTTGTAAAGCGAATTAGAGTCAATATGAGTTTTATACTTTAACATGGTGGGCAGCTGTTCGGGCACATTAGTCAGGAGATCCCGGCGGATGATCACGACCGTTACTCCGGCAGGACCTAAATTTTTCTGGGCACCAGCATAGATCAAACCGAATTTACTCACATCAAAGGGCCGCGACAAAATATCGCTGGACATATCGGCAATCAGCGGCACGCCTTCGGTGTCGGGAAACTCATGCCACTGGGTGCCGTAAATCGTGTTGTTGGAAGTGATATGGACATAAGCGTGATCCCGGCTGATCTGCAGACTGTCTAGGGCGGGAATGTATTTGTAATTGCGGTCTTCGCTGCTTCCGCCCACAAAGGTGCCGCCCAGCTTCTCTGCTTCTTTAAGGGCTTTTTCCGACCAGGTTCCAGTTAAAATATAGTTTGCGGTTTGACCCTGGGCTAAAAGGTTCATGGGCACCATTGCAAACTGGAGACTGGCCCCACCTTGAAGGAAGAGAATCTCGTAGTCTTCTGGTATAGCTAATAGTTTATAAAGCATTGCTTTAGCGTGGTTATGTACAGCATCATAATCTTTACTTCGATGGCTGATCTCCATAATTGACATGCCTGTGCCGGCGAAATCCAGCAGTTCTGCTTGAACCTGTTCCAGCACTGGCCAAGGCAGCGCTGATGGTCCGGCGTTAAAATTATAAGCTCGTTTCATCGGTTTCTCCCTCCCGAAGAACTGATTTGAGTACTATAGTACCACAGAATGATGGAATTAAAAATACAAAATGACAATTTTTTCACCATATTAACGCTTTCATAATCAGATTTACTTTTTCATGATTACTTTTTTCGTGTTATAATAGTACAATAATTAAATAAAGCCACGAGAGGGGATAGGGAATGTTTCGGGTGTTAGTTTCAGACAAGATCAGCGAGGAGGGCCTGGCACCGTTTTTAAACAGCAGTGAGATTGAATATGTGCTGCAGGATGTCAAAGATACGGATGACTTGGATGCATATCACGCCCTATTGGTGCGCAGCGCCACTAAAGTTACTGATGAACTGATGGCGAAAATGCCGAAGCTGAAAATCATTGCCAGAGCCGGTGTCGGGGTGGACAACATCGATGTTGAGGCTGCCACTAAGCGGGGAATTATTGTAGTCAACGCTCCTTCTGGCAACACCATTTCCACCGCTGAGCACGCTTTTGCCATGATGATGGCCTTAGCGCGGAAAATCTGCCCGGCTAACAATTCGGTGAAAAACGGTGAGTGGAACCGCTCGGCGTTCCAGGGCAGGGAGTTAAAAGGCAAATCGCTCGGAATTATCGGTTTTGGCAGAATCGGTTCGGAAGTTGCCAAGCGAGCCAAGGCCTTTGATATGACTGTTCTCGCCTATGACCCGTTCTTAACCAAGGATCGCGCAGAAAAACTGCGGGTCAATCAAGTCAGCTTAAATGAGCTGCTGGCTAAATCAGATATCATTACGATACATACTCCTCTCACCCAGGAAACCAAGGGTCTGATCAACATGGAGTCGCTTAAGATTACCAAACAGGGAGTTTTAATCATCAACTGCGCTCGCGGCGGTATTGTTGACGAAGCGGCGCTCAAACATTATCTCGAAATTGGGCATGTTGGCGGCGCTGCTCTTGATGTTTTTGAAACTGAGCCGCCGCAGAATTTGGACCTGCTTAAAATGGACAATGTAATTGCCACTCCCCACATTGCCGCTTCGACCAAGGAAGCGCAGCTGAATGTGGCGACCATCGTGAGTGAAGAAGTGCTGAACTTTGCTGAAGGCAAACCGGTCCGCAATGGTGTTAATCTGCCGGCTGTTTCCAGCGAGGTTTTAGCCAAGGTCAGCCATTACTATGAGCTGACCAAGATCATGGGTTTAATTGTATCGAAGCTTGCCGAAGGCTCGGTCAAATCGCTGGAAGTGCACTACAGCGGACCGATTACCGCTTTAGAGACTACTTTAGTAACCAGGGGCCTGTTAGCCGGTTTCCTGCAGCCCCGCGTTGATTTTATTGTCAACGATGTCAATGCTCCAATTATCGCAAAGGAGTACGGCATCAGCTATGGAGAGAAATACTTAGATAATGGTTCGGTCTACACCAACCTGATTAAAGCAGTCGCCATCACTGACAAGGGATCCTTTACTTTAGAAGGCACCTGCATCAGAGAATATGGACCGCGGATCGTTTCCATTGACGGTTTTGACATCGACCTCGCTCCTTTTGGCAGCGTGCTGCTGGTCGACCACGTCGATACTCCGGGTGTTGTGGGACGAGTGGGACAGGTCCTCGGCAGCAATGCGATTAATATCGGGGGCATGCAGGTAGGCCGCAAACAGCAGGGTGGCGCGGCACTGATGATAATCAACATCGACAAGCCAATTACCCCTGAAGTTCACGCTGAGTTAGAAGCAATCAGCGAAGTCACTCGGATTACCAATATTGAGTTTTAAACATAACTAACCTCCCCGCGCCGGTTGAGATTTCTCAGCCGGCGCCCTGTTTTTTTCTGGAAAATTGGATTTTTATACCCCTTGATTGGCAAAAAAATGTGCGTATATAATTAATAGAGGCTAATTTTAAATAACCTGAAAAGAAAGAGGAGGAGTTGTATGCAGCGCAAACGTTTGAGTTTAACTTTAGTCGTGACACTGCTGTTGGTTGTTGGGTTGTTTGCAGTTAGCCAGATTCCAAACATGCAAATTTTTGCTCAGGAGGAGCAGCAGCCGC
The window above is part of the Bacillota bacterium genome. Proteins encoded here:
- a CDS encoding DUF4981 domain-containing protein is translated as MKRVDWENPRIFERNRMPGHVPLFPYADFARAQTRDKISPWYKLINGTWDFLLVDAPERAPEGFYLPDFDTANWHTIRVPGNWQLQGFDRPIYTNAQFPFEPNYPRVPQENPTGLYRRTFTVDPEWIGRRIFIGFGGVDSAFYLWINGKPVGYSQDSRLPAEFDVTEYVQPGENTAALMVLRWSDGTYLEDQDMWWLSGIHRDVYLYTTPNVYIQDYFIKTLFDAEYRDAVLDVEVKITNAGAASAEGCSLVGYLYDPEGQQVELENFHAVDLKVKAGQNRIAAFKADVASPLKWSAETPQLYTLVLVLHDHNGMPLHIESSRVGFRQIDVKDGRILVNGNPVIFRGVNRHDHHDEFGKYVPYEDMVAEIKLMKRFNFNAVRTAHYPNDPKWYELCDEYGIYLIDEANIETHGIAQVGPGPADDPANSPEWLGAFLDRVSRMVLRDKNHPSVLIWSLGNEAGFGPNHEACAGWIHGYDPTRLVHYEGALRRRKNGKVASCLDMISTMYPSLEFLEQLATEPGEDRPVVMCEFAHSMGNSTGNLVEYWELVHKYPRLVGGFIWDWIDQGLKRYTEDGEAWWAYGGDFGDEPNDGPFCINGLIWPDRTPHPAMWECRKVFQPIKIELIDQEQGIIEVTNLHEAVDLSGYDLFWELKADGGQVLQSGQLKTLYTKPGQTERVNLPMTKPLLKPGTEYFLYISFCLKHDAKWADKGHEVAWEQFELKYNVPAPAVLDPADLPELKVEENEFQFEITGSSFKVVFDRKRGQISSYVFNGHELFNAGPHVNIWRAPTDNDAPKLARQWYEAGYDRLKLSEVNCELTLVEPTAVQIEVTACADSTSGPARFAYYYQYRIYGSGDIVLTTTVQPDLNLPTLPRIGLQMNLPSEYQVMTWFGRGPQENYWDRKAGYPVGIYQGLVQDQYVPYIHPQENGNKTDIRWVALTNHDQIGLLVVGQSLVETSAHFHTTDDFEKAKHTYELKPRDYIVFNVDYRQTGLGGGSCGPMTLPKYQVRPERVSFTVRLRPLGPDDNPIALSKQVIY
- the serC gene encoding 3-phosphoserine/phosphohydroxythreonine transaminase, translated to MKRAYNFNAGPSALPWPVLEQVQAELLDFAGTGMSIMEISHRSKDYDAVHNHAKAMLYKLLAIPEDYEILFLQGGASLQFAMVPMNLLAQGQTANYILTGTWSEKALKEAEKLGGTFVGGSSEDRNYKYIPALDSLQISRDHAYVHITSNNTIYGTQWHEFPDTEGVPLIADMSSDILSRPFDVSKFGLIYAGAQKNLGPAGVTVVIIRRDLLTNVPEQLPTMLKYKTHIDSNSLYNTPPTTSIYVLSKVLDWVDSRGGLEAIAEHNRAKAELLYDAIDTSDGFYQGHADPEARSLMNVTFTLADKDLEAKFLAEAKAAGFVGINGHRSVGGCRASIYNAVPIEAVEALRDFMLDFRAKN
- a CDS encoding phosphoglycerate dehydrogenase — its product is MFRVLVSDKISEEGLAPFLNSSEIEYVLQDVKDTDDLDAYHALLVRSATKVTDELMAKMPKLKIIARAGVGVDNIDVEAATKRGIIVVNAPSGNTISTAEHAFAMMMALARKICPANNSVKNGEWNRSAFQGRELKGKSLGIIGFGRIGSEVAKRAKAFDMTVLAYDPFLTKDRAEKLRVNQVSLNELLAKSDIITIHTPLTQETKGLINMESLKITKQGVLIINCARGGIVDEAALKHYLEIGHVGGAALDVFETEPPQNLDLLKMDNVIATPHIAASTKEAQLNVATIVSEEVLNFAEGKPVRNGVNLPAVSSEVLAKVSHYYELTKIMGLIVSKLAEGSVKSLEVHYSGPITALETTLVTRGLLAGFLQPRVDFIVNDVNAPIIAKEYGISYGEKYLDNGSVYTNLIKAVAITDKGSFTLEGTCIREYGPRIVSIDGFDIDLAPFGSVLLVDHVDTPGVVGRVGQVLGSNAINIGGMQVGRKQQGGAALMIINIDKPITPEVHAELEAISEVTRITNIEF